A genomic window from Leptospiraceae bacterium includes:
- a CDS encoding ABC transporter ATP-binding protein, whose translation MSIYKRLLKYSFKYKYRLIIGIFLSFLVSIFNGASLTSMIPIFDSLSKNSNYKFQIAVTKRDKELLSQKESGKTFSKIEAIEYLLAHYKTKVNQKFSEMNPGETVWFFIKLVFPIYLLKLICLTGAIFCINSAGFYAIRDLRFELYKRLQILPLNLFVREKTGILMSRIINDVDILARTISSDLKDAINDFFYVLTHLLLLLFLSWKMFILVFVIMPLIMGPISAFAEKIRKATKSQQERLSELNGHLQEVLAGIRVIRAFSMEKKESLRFRKISEELAAKTFKGHFYHQLGPSIVEFSGSILSAIFLAYGAFLISQESISRGSFMAFFLTLIFIMRPIKQLSVMYNLIQSSRSAGERVFEILDSEPDIVDVENPQIFKKLNQGILIKDLSYAYPGSNKLTLKSVNLQIKTGETVALVGESGAGKSTLAELIPRFIDPTEGYILFDGTDIRNMKLSSLRRSIAVVSQQVFLFNASIRSNIAYGSSSATEEQIVRAAEEAYAMEFISKFDEGLDTLVGERGVMLSGGQRQRISIARALILNPQILILDEATSALDTESERLVQMALERLYKNRTTIIIAHRLSTIQVADRICYMEDGEILEAGTHAELMEKGGKYKKLYDLQFASHS comes from the coding sequence ATGTCGATATACAAAAGACTTCTAAAGTATTCTTTCAAATATAAATACAGATTAATCATAGGTATCTTCTTATCATTTCTGGTTTCAATTTTCAATGGAGCATCATTAACAAGCATGATACCCATTTTTGATTCTTTGAGTAAAAATTCAAACTATAAGTTTCAAATTGCTGTTACCAAAAGAGATAAAGAACTTTTGAGCCAGAAAGAATCAGGTAAAACTTTTAGTAAAATTGAAGCCATTGAATATCTCCTCGCACACTATAAAACGAAGGTCAACCAAAAATTTTCAGAAATGAATCCGGGAGAAACTGTATGGTTTTTCATAAAGCTTGTATTTCCTATTTATCTTTTAAAACTTATATGTCTGACCGGGGCTATTTTTTGTATTAACTCGGCTGGATTTTACGCGATTCGTGACCTGAGATTCGAGCTTTATAAACGATTACAAATTCTTCCTCTAAACCTCTTTGTTCGGGAAAAGACGGGAATACTGATGAGTCGCATCATTAATGATGTTGATATACTGGCCAGGACAATAAGTTCTGATTTGAAGGATGCCATTAATGACTTTTTTTATGTGCTTACCCATCTTCTTCTTCTGTTATTTTTAAGTTGGAAAATGTTTATACTGGTTTTTGTTATTATGCCTCTTATTATGGGACCGATTTCTGCATTTGCAGAGAAAATTCGGAAGGCTACAAAAAGTCAGCAGGAGCGCTTGTCTGAACTCAATGGACATCTACAGGAAGTACTGGCCGGTATACGGGTAATTCGAGCTTTTTCTATGGAAAAGAAAGAGTCCCTTCGTTTCAGGAAAATTAGCGAAGAGTTAGCAGCCAAAACTTTCAAGGGGCATTTTTATCATCAATTAGGCCCTTCTATTGTAGAATTCTCGGGCTCTATTTTATCTGCTATTTTTCTTGCCTATGGAGCTTTCCTTATTTCTCAGGAAAGTATATCCCGTGGTTCCTTTATGGCATTTTTCTTGACCCTGATTTTCATTATGCGCCCAATAAAGCAACTCAGTGTAATGTATAATCTTATACAGAGTTCACGTTCAGCCGGGGAACGTGTATTTGAAATCTTGGATTCCGAGCCGGATATAGTTGATGTGGAAAATCCGCAGATATTTAAAAAATTAAATCAGGGTATTCTAATAAAAGATTTATCTTATGCTTATCCCGGATCAAATAAACTTACCTTAAAAAGCGTAAATTTACAGATAAAGACAGGGGAGACTGTTGCCCTGGTCGGAGAGAGCGGGGCAGGGAAGTCTACACTGGCCGAGTTAATTCCCCGTTTTATAGATCCTACAGAAGGATATATTTTATTTGATGGAACGGATATTCGAAATATGAAGCTCTCCTCTCTAAGGAGAAGTATTGCGGTAGTATCACAGCAGGTCTTTTTGTTTAATGCCAGTATCAGGAGCAATATAGCATATGGAAGTTCTTCTGCTACAGAAGAGCAAATTGTTCGTGCAGCCGAAGAAGCCTATGCTATGGAGTTTATTAGTAAATTTGATGAAGGTCTGGATACACTTGTCGGAGAAAGGGGAGTTATGTTATCCGGGGGACAAAGACAGAGAATATCTATTGCTCGCGCTTTAATTTTAAATCCCCAAATCTTGATTTTAGACGAAGCTACTTCCGCACTCGATACGGAATCTGAGCGCCTTGTCCAAATGGCTCTTGAAAGACTTTATAAGAATCGAACTACTATTATTATTGCACACAGGCTTTCCACTATACAGGTTGCGGATCGAATCTGCTATATGGAGGATGGAGAAATACTGGAAGCAGGTACTCATGCCGAGCTAATGGAAAAAGGAGGGAAATATAAAAAACTCTATGACTTACAATTTGCAAGTCATAGTTAG
- a CDS encoding ABC transporter substrate-binding protein: MPGFSFPSKFKRTYKIFLLLLSLLFCKPQSDFQDKNVLRLGISSEPSKLDPIFATDLSFQKISILLFPRLFTETGLEDFSMVQSYTEKPGGILRIKLKKLLDKNENSLNAEDVQYCLNRLRTQTGPKKSLYARIKSIKILGTNEVEIQFLYSKERLLELLSQASAGIYSRSIHEKEGTFHSAGPYHITHWIKNNQIELSRNPNFISNSPLPSTLILQTITESTIAIYLFSKNRLDSFKLPYFLSSHPATEKGKMYTLESRSVQYIAINAREKCFDISFRKALNYAVNKKLIIDKLFSSRAKETYASIPLDFYNNLNIQTVPTYPFDVKKAKYLLKQSACYPAILNRTLEFRMKSDDENKAKGAVLVQYLKNIGLRIKIIPLEKTKLYKENGEGKGDLTLLTWYIDYNSIYNFIDPLFYSKAMGNGGNRALYANILIDKFIENYRNKDHIPIEKQRKNLETITHHLYEEAPWIFLWSLDETYLTSNKFNLFRDSAKLFLF, from the coding sequence ATGCCCGGGTTTTCTTTTCCTTCTAAGTTTAAGAGAACATATAAAATATTTCTACTCTTATTGTCCTTACTTTTTTGCAAACCACAGAGCGATTTTCAAGATAAAAATGTTCTCAGACTCGGTATAAGTTCGGAGCCGAGCAAACTCGATCCAATATTTGCAACGGATCTTAGTTTTCAAAAAATTAGTATTCTTCTTTTTCCGAGACTTTTTACCGAAACCGGCCTGGAGGATTTTTCTATGGTTCAATCTTATACAGAAAAGCCAGGTGGAATTTTAAGAATAAAGCTGAAAAAGCTCTTAGATAAAAATGAAAATTCTCTGAATGCGGAAGATGTGCAATATTGCTTAAATCGCCTGCGTACTCAAACCGGTCCCAAGAAAAGCTTATATGCAAGAATCAAATCAATAAAAATATTGGGAACGAATGAAGTAGAAATACAATTTTTATACTCAAAAGAAAGGCTATTAGAATTACTCTCCCAGGCTTCAGCAGGAATCTATAGCCGTTCTATCCATGAAAAAGAAGGAACCTTTCATTCAGCAGGACCTTATCATATTACCCACTGGATAAAAAATAATCAAATCGAGTTATCAAGAAACCCAAATTTTATTAGCAATTCTCCCCTACCCTCTACATTGATATTGCAGACAATAACGGAGTCTACTATCGCAATTTATCTTTTCTCTAAAAATCGGTTGGATAGTTTTAAGCTACCTTATTTTCTAAGTTCTCACCCTGCAACAGAGAAAGGAAAAATGTATACTTTAGAAAGTCGCTCGGTACAATATATTGCGATAAATGCGAGAGAAAAATGTTTCGATATTTCCTTTCGAAAAGCTCTTAATTATGCCGTAAATAAAAAACTCATTATTGATAAGCTATTTTCTTCCCGAGCGAAAGAAACCTATGCTTCTATACCATTAGATTTTTATAATAATTTAAATATCCAAACAGTTCCGACTTATCCTTTTGATGTAAAAAAAGCGAAATATTTATTAAAACAGTCTGCCTGTTATCCGGCAATTCTGAACCGAACTTTGGAGTTTCGAATGAAATCGGATGATGAAAATAAAGCCAAAGGTGCTGTTTTAGTCCAGTATCTTAAAAACATAGGCCTTAGAATTAAAATCATTCCACTAGAAAAAACTAAATTATATAAAGAAAATGGAGAAGGAAAAGGAGATCTGACCCTTTTAACCTGGTACATTGACTATAATTCTATTTATAATTTTATAGACCCTCTTTTTTACTCTAAAGCCATGGGAAATGGAGGTAATCGCGCATTATATGCAAATATACTAATTGATAAATTTATTGAAAATTACAGAAACAAGGATCATATTCCTATAGAAAAACAGAGAAAAAATCTGGAAACCATCACACATCATCTGTATGAAGAGGCCCCCTGGATTTTTCTCTGGTCTTTAGATGAAACCTACTTAACCTCTAACAAATTTAATTTGTTCCGGGATTCGGCGAAGTTGTTTCTGTTTTAG
- a CDS encoding transglycosylase domain-containing protein, with protein sequence MENENPIDNSNPGFFKRNKQNIFLVLKIFIFLIFFIPTGMLVTSYIMWFQKRDLIIKNLDSYYKEVSSKTAIIKSRPIKIFDINEKLIGEFNRKSFKPIRTDNIKDHATIIWALLSSEDRDFFQHGGINFSAVFRAFIVNLAKMRLSQGGSTITQQLAKLTLNLGERNLMNKLSEVFCTYYIESNYNKESILAMYMNQIYMGEGNTGLEEASRFYYSKSAKELSPAEAALLVGLIPAPSVYNPVKNLHIALARQKRVMFDMANNTDLHFNKKKLDQSYRHTISEQIRKFMNQYVVREVKDSQQKKRKHYSSIIGKYGYDKQFRINHAPDFNESVRKFVFDKIPQEELDSKDIRVYTSLDYEKQIIAEAALREGIERVRGSLNDRKNYYIKKNSVAESKIEDKIINSMNGSFVSMNPVNGYIEAMVGAYRISSVYRLNRAEAARRQPGSSIKGLVYALALQKRIINPSSLVIDEKLNISGYSPKNWYKGFKGPITARQAIALSVNTIPVKLLQEIGVNYFLYKLSEILSIPYEVIEKRFGKNLSLALGSGELTPVEMATIYSVIANGGKKVSPKKILRIEDSAGNKLYTLEQDKEEGTQIIDSVACAIALNLMEAVLSEEGTMPVKLSQGEWFPMAGKTGTVQIPGKIRKKWSNRSGIRDAWFVGVFPSNVSAVWVGNDLGAPFPGSGSGITGQIWLKYARYIKVKKGMGQNLVSSIQGDHIQVDVCGDNGKLLVDYPECAHPVYAQYYYRGDEPKKEEIPVASIDPGSVYINTRGEGNENQEGIAFEEEELHRDENIVEEEESLINPFDETLETIDEPIEEIKELPDTNSPPPSSGDEGGFVEENKEISTELKEKVNQEPVNPPSEEKNPPNFNIDKNESPKTETTSPNPGTN encoded by the coding sequence ATGGAAAACGAGAATCCAATAGATAATTCAAACCCGGGCTTTTTTAAGAGGAACAAACAAAATATATTCCTTGTTCTGAAAATTTTTATATTTCTTATATTTTTTATTCCGACCGGTATGCTGGTTACTTCTTATATTATGTGGTTTCAAAAAAGAGATCTGATTATAAAAAATCTTGATAGTTATTATAAAGAAGTAAGTAGCAAGACTGCCATCATTAAGAGTCGTCCTATTAAAATATTCGACATCAATGAAAAATTGATAGGTGAGTTTAATCGAAAAAGTTTTAAACCCATACGCACGGATAATATAAAGGATCATGCAACCATTATCTGGGCATTACTATCTTCCGAGGATAGGGATTTTTTTCAACATGGAGGAATTAATTTTTCTGCTGTATTTCGGGCTTTTATAGTAAACCTGGCAAAGATGCGTCTTTCTCAGGGGGGAAGTACTATTACACAACAGCTCGCCAAATTAACTTTAAATCTCGGAGAAAGAAATTTGATGAATAAGCTCTCCGAAGTTTTTTGTACTTACTATATTGAAAGTAATTATAATAAAGAATCCATATTGGCTATGTATATGAACCAGATTTACATGGGAGAAGGAAATACGGGTCTGGAAGAAGCTTCAAGGTTTTATTATAGTAAATCCGCTAAAGAACTTAGCCCTGCAGAAGCTGCACTTTTAGTCGGTCTTATCCCTGCTCCTTCTGTATACAATCCGGTAAAAAACCTTCATATTGCTCTTGCCAGACAGAAGCGAGTTATGTTCGATATGGCCAATAATACAGACTTACATTTTAACAAGAAAAAATTAGATCAGAGTTACAGGCATACTATTTCTGAGCAAATTCGGAAGTTTATGAATCAGTATGTGGTAAGAGAGGTTAAAGACTCACAACAAAAAAAAAGGAAGCACTATTCCAGCATAATTGGGAAGTATGGATACGATAAACAATTCAGGATTAACCATGCTCCTGACTTTAATGAAAGTGTTAGAAAATTTGTTTTCGATAAGATACCGCAGGAAGAGCTTGATTCTAAAGATATACGTGTATACACGAGTCTGGATTACGAAAAACAAATTATTGCCGAAGCTGCACTCAGGGAAGGAATCGAAAGAGTAAGGGGTTCTTTAAACGATAGAAAAAATTATTATATCAAGAAAAATAGTGTTGCGGAAAGTAAGATCGAAGACAAAATTATTAATAGCATGAATGGGAGTTTTGTGTCCATGAATCCTGTAAATGGATACATTGAAGCTATGGTAGGAGCTTATCGAATTTCTTCTGTTTATCGTTTAAATAGAGCAGAGGCAGCTCGCAGACAACCGGGTTCTTCCATAAAAGGTCTTGTTTATGCTCTTGCCCTACAAAAGAGAATTATTAATCCTTCAAGTCTGGTAATCGATGAAAAACTAAATATAAGTGGTTATTCTCCCAAAAACTGGTACAAGGGTTTTAAAGGACCTATAACCGCAAGACAGGCTATTGCTTTATCAGTAAACACGATTCCTGTAAAACTTTTACAGGAAATTGGTGTTAACTACTTTTTATATAAACTTTCTGAAATACTCAGTATTCCTTATGAAGTCATAGAAAAAAGATTCGGTAAAAACCTGTCTCTCGCTCTTGGCTCCGGAGAACTTACTCCTGTTGAAATGGCAACCATCTATTCAGTGATAGCCAATGGTGGAAAAAAAGTAAGTCCGAAGAAGATTTTAAGAATAGAGGATAGTGCCGGAAATAAGCTATACACACTTGAGCAGGATAAGGAAGAAGGTACCCAAATTATTGATTCAGTTGCCTGTGCTATAGCTTTAAACCTCATGGAAGCGGTTTTGAGTGAGGAGGGAACTATGCCTGTAAAATTGAGTCAGGGTGAATGGTTTCCTATGGCCGGTAAAACAGGAACCGTGCAAATTCCGGGGAAAATTCGGAAGAAATGGAGTAATCGTTCCGGTATTCGGGATGCCTGGTTTGTGGGAGTTTTTCCTTCCAATGTAAGTGCTGTTTGGGTCGGAAATGATTTGGGTGCTCCTTTTCCGGGTTCGGGTTCCGGGATTACAGGTCAGATCTGGTTGAAATATGCTCGTTATATTAAAGTAAAAAAAGGGATGGGGCAAAATCTTGTAAGTTCAATACAGGGTGATCATATACAGGTAGATGTATGTGGGGATAATGGTAAACTATTAGTTGATTATCCTGAATGTGCTCATCCCGTTTATGCTCAGTATTATTATAGAGGTGATGAACCGAAGAAAGAAGAAATTCCGGTTGCCAGTATTGATCCAGGCAGTGTCTATATCAATACCCGTGGAGAAGGTAATGAAAATCAGGAAGGAATTGCCTTTGAAGAAGAAGAGCTTCACCGGGATGAGAATATTGTGGAAGAAGAGGAAAGTTTAATTAATCCTTTTGATGAAACCTTAGAAACAATTGATGAGCCGATAGAAGAAATAAAAGAGCTACCGGATACAAATTCACCCCCTCCGAGTTCAGGAGATGAAGGTGGATTTGTAGAAGAAAATAAGGAAATAAGTACTGAGCTAAAAGAGAAAGTAAACCAGGAACCGGTTAATCCTCCATCGGAAGAAAAAAATCCTCCGAATTTTAATATAGATAAAAATGAAAGTCCTAAAACAGAAACAACTTCGCCGAATCCCGGAACAAATTAA
- the ybeY gene encoding rRNA maturation RNase YbeY, which translates to MPVFNFELDLSYFCDLDEEKIRINVDKVLSFVGGYTEYELSLLVTDDESIREINRVYRKKDSSTDVLSLPIHDKLNVSTPYPILGEIVISYDTLKRQALSIGHGEIDEFYRLLVHGILHLLGYDHELGEREELEMKEKEDECLSLIFTGTNS; encoded by the coding sequence ATGCCGGTATTTAATTTTGAGCTTGATCTTTCTTATTTTTGCGATTTAGATGAAGAGAAAATCAGAATAAATGTAGATAAAGTTCTGTCCTTCGTAGGTGGATATACGGAATATGAATTGTCTTTGCTTGTAACTGATGATGAAAGCATTCGTGAAATAAATCGAGTTTATAGAAAAAAGGACTCCAGCACAGATGTCCTTTCTCTTCCGATACATGATAAGCTAAATGTTAGTACTCCTTATCCAATATTGGGAGAAATTGTAATTTCTTATGATACTTTAAAGCGTCAGGCCTTATCTATAGGGCATGGAGAAATAGATGAATTTTATCGCTTATTGGTTCATGGTATTCTACATTTATTAGGATATGATCATGAACTTGGAGAAAGAGAGGAATTAGAAATGAAGGAAAAAGAAGATGAATGTCTGTCTTTGATTTTTACAGGTACGAATTCTTAA
- a CDS encoding HDIG domain-containing protein: MWKMLEAIMALITDILTRVRPISFVRKLQLILVLITLIMITFFVASPYLGQERIELGKNSPFAIGNFAPDTVISNKEIIYEDMQKTNLERQKAYQSAAYIFERDFTVLNSLNSYINEDFDNLESLGTNENASRIVPLLKSKNPRWKKRERADLKLLLNYKRKDLVRKAVLKGTNLLFSTHCIMKDTPEEYSKMSESGGNIVNKGSQEKNSIIEGTKIFPRKFIYDKNKYFYRLGRILDDKIKLDPNVLPIVKRFVVSYIYSFPACIYNPEETEKEKLARMNKVPVVKSRIVANETVVKKGELITPEIKKKLEIINDNASNANTTSILSLLIIQVIFVSIIGFFLKGYDRRRLNDVSSNVVVFSMIWIVSIATYFISAAFYKPESDFESVYYFAIFVPIGMVGLLLSFIYDIQLSIAIGFYLSLFVFISSRYNPTSFFISFCTSIIASIYGRKLTKRIDFIKSGFVIAGMQMLVSTSGYLFDSRPYWVSTGSGSFTSDLLHSNIFKLYLICLINGFICTTAAQFLLPIYEYLFNIPTRFKLMELADTGHPLLQSLLTRAPSTYTHTFMVAAMSERAAQNLNLNWLLTRVGVYYHDIGKIPNAGFFIENQHLIPRPENVDKNNPSIAASVVIRHVTDGIEMAKKARLPREVIDFIPEHHGTSTMAFFYHKALADLTNEQRGNIKKSDFQYPGPKPQSKETAIVMIADSVEAASRSLDVVSSESVDELIQKIINIKLAESQLDESGLTIGDLLIIKSSFKEVLLSSLHSRPKYPKPEETKKLEGKEVSEQDKSEQENKSPEDKSVSEKSIDTGEKVLPHLQKNTEIENLEIKTIVSKKKVRKKKTASKKKSLSVAREKKDAGI, encoded by the coding sequence ATGTGGAAAATGTTAGAAGCTATCATGGCTTTGATAACTGATATATTAACCAGGGTCAGACCCATATCCTTCGTAAGAAAATTACAACTCATACTTGTCCTCATTACACTTATCATGATCACCTTTTTTGTGGCCTCTCCTTATCTGGGCCAGGAAAGAATTGAACTGGGTAAAAATTCTCCCTTTGCCATAGGGAACTTTGCTCCCGATACTGTAATTTCTAATAAAGAGATTATTTATGAGGATATGCAAAAAACTAATCTGGAAAGACAAAAAGCATATCAGAGTGCAGCCTATATCTTTGAGAGAGATTTTACTGTTTTAAACAGTTTAAACTCTTATATCAATGAAGATTTTGATAATCTCGAATCTCTGGGAACCAATGAAAATGCAAGCCGGATTGTTCCTCTATTAAAGAGTAAAAATCCTCGTTGGAAAAAGAGGGAACGAGCCGATTTAAAGTTATTGCTTAACTATAAAAGAAAAGATTTGGTTCGAAAAGCTGTATTAAAAGGTACTAATTTACTTTTTTCTACGCATTGTATTATGAAGGATACCCCTGAAGAATACAGTAAGATGAGTGAATCAGGTGGTAATATAGTTAATAAAGGTTCGCAGGAGAAAAATTCTATCATAGAAGGAACGAAAATTTTCCCGCGTAAGTTTATTTATGATAAGAATAAATACTTTTATAGACTGGGTCGGATCTTAGATGATAAGATTAAATTAGATCCGAATGTTCTTCCCATAGTTAAAAGATTTGTAGTATCTTATATTTACTCCTTTCCTGCCTGTATTTATAATCCGGAAGAAACCGAAAAAGAAAAACTGGCAAGGATGAATAAAGTTCCGGTTGTAAAAAGTAGAATTGTAGCTAATGAAACGGTTGTCAAAAAGGGAGAACTCATCACTCCTGAGATTAAGAAAAAACTGGAAATTATCAACGATAACGCATCGAATGCTAACACTACTTCTATTCTTTCCCTTTTAATTATCCAGGTTATTTTTGTTTCGATTATTGGCTTTTTCTTGAAAGGCTATGACAGACGACGCTTAAACGATGTATCCAGTAATGTGGTAGTATTTAGCATGATCTGGATTGTTTCCATTGCCACATATTTTATCAGTGCTGCTTTTTATAAGCCGGAAAGCGATTTCGAATCGGTTTACTATTTTGCTATATTTGTACCAATAGGTATGGTAGGCTTACTTTTAAGTTTTATTTATGATATACAACTTTCTATTGCTATAGGCTTTTATCTCTCTTTATTTGTATTTATTTCTTCTCGCTATAATCCAACCTCTTTCTTTATTTCTTTTTGCACATCTATCATCGCTTCGATTTACGGTAGGAAACTTACCAAAAGAATCGATTTTATTAAATCCGGGTTTGTAATTGCCGGGATGCAAATGTTGGTTTCCACCAGCGGTTATTTGTTTGATTCCAGACCCTATTGGGTGAGTACGGGTAGTGGAAGTTTTACTTCCGATCTATTACATTCTAATATTTTTAAGCTTTATTTAATTTGTCTCATCAACGGTTTTATATGCACTACTGCCGCTCAATTTTTGTTGCCAATTTATGAATATCTGTTTAATATTCCTACTCGTTTTAAATTGATGGAATTAGCTGATACGGGTCATCCCCTGTTGCAATCCCTTCTTACCAGGGCTCCTTCTACCTATACTCATACTTTTATGGTAGCAGCTATGTCTGAAAGAGCAGCTCAAAATTTAAATTTGAACTGGCTTCTTACAAGGGTAGGTGTTTATTACCATGATATAGGAAAGATTCCCAATGCAGGTTTCTTTATTGAAAATCAGCACCTTATTCCCAGACCGGAAAATGTGGATAAGAATAATCCATCCATAGCGGCTTCAGTTGTGATTCGCCACGTTACCGATGGGATTGAAATGGCGAAAAAAGCTCGTCTTCCGAGAGAGGTAATTGACTTTATCCCGGAACACCACGGCACGAGTACCATGGCATTTTTTTATCATAAAGCCCTGGCCGACTTAACTAATGAACAGAGAGGTAATATTAAAAAATCTGATTTTCAGTATCCCGGCCCCAAGCCTCAGTCTAAGGAAACTGCTATCGTTATGATCGCTGATTCGGTGGAAGCTGCCAGTCGTTCGCTTGATGTGGTAAGTTCGGAAAGTGTAGATGAACTTATACAAAAAATAATTAATATAAAACTGGCAGAAAGTCAATTAGACGAGTCCGGTCTTACCATTGGAGACCTCTTAATCATTAAATCATCCTTCAAAGAAGTTCTACTATCAAGTCTGCATTCCAGGCCGAAATATCCAAAGCCGGAAGAAACAAAAAAATTAGAGGGAAAAGAAGTATCCGAACAGGACAAATCAGAACAAGAAAATAAATCTCCTGAGGATAAAAGCGTGTCTGAAAAAAGTATAGACACAGGCGAGAAAGTGCTTCCTCATCTTCAAAAGAATACTGAGATAGAAAATTTAGAAATTAAGACAATAGTTTCAAAGAAAAAAGTAAGAAAGAAAAAGACTGCATCCAAGAAAAAGAGCCTGAGTGTAGCAAGGGAGAAAAAGGATGCCGGTATTTAA
- a CDS encoding PhoH family protein, with product MLKFSFLNEALYEKVCGINDILVPELEEKLEIDIIPRGTSLMLGGEKKKVQEAIEFFNNLTENFERRPDKQEFDSFDINYLIHKNGQPGSDWRPSEKILTTFRGRHIYPRTRNQEKYITSLLKNMLSFGIGPAGTGKTFLSIATACRLLNEGEVQRIVLTRPAVEAGESLGFLPGDLVQKVDPYLRPVYDALYECIGFEKTQELISVNKIEIAPIAFMRGRTLSNSFIILDEAQNCTMSQLKMFMTRLGRNSVMSVSGDVTQVDLATGKSGLQRVVDAFRDTNKIGVVEFGKEDISRHSLVEVIVKKFESLV from the coding sequence ATGCTAAAGTTCTCTTTTCTGAACGAGGCTTTGTATGAAAAGGTATGCGGTATTAACGATATTCTTGTCCCGGAACTGGAAGAAAAGCTGGAAATCGATATAATCCCCCGCGGAACCTCCTTGATGTTAGGTGGTGAAAAAAAGAAAGTTCAGGAAGCTATTGAATTTTTTAACAACCTTACGGAAAATTTTGAGAGGAGGCCGGACAAGCAGGAGTTCGATTCCTTTGATATAAACTACCTGATTCATAAAAACGGTCAACCCGGAAGCGATTGGAGACCCAGCGAAAAAATTCTTACAACCTTCCGTGGAAGACATATTTACCCTAGGACCCGAAACCAGGAAAAGTATATTACCAGCCTTTTAAAGAATATGCTCAGTTTCGGAATCGGACCGGCGGGAACAGGAAAAACTTTTTTAAGTATTGCCACTGCCTGTCGCCTTCTGAATGAAGGCGAAGTGCAAAGGATTGTCCTGACCCGGCCTGCTGTGGAAGCAGGAGAGTCTCTGGGATTTTTACCCGGTGATCTGGTTCAAAAGGTAGATCCCTACTTAAGACCGGTTTATGATGCTCTGTATGAATGTATAGGTTTTGAAAAAACACAGGAACTTATTTCAGTTAATAAAATTGAAATTGCTCCTATTGCTTTTATGAGGGGAAGAACCTTATCTAACTCTTTTATTATATTAGATGAAGCTCAAAACTGTACCATGTCCCAACTTAAGATGTTTATGACAAGACTCGGAAGAAATTCGGTTATGAGTGTTTCCGGTGATGTCACCCAGGTTGACCTTGCGACCGGGAAATCCGGCTTACAAAGGGTAGTAGATGCCTTCCGGGATACAAACAAAATAGGGGTAGTTGAATTTGGTAAGGAAGACATATCCAGACACTCTCTTGTTGAAGTAATAGTTAAGAAATTCGAGAGCCTGGTCTAA